The Nyctibius grandis isolate bNycGra1 chromosome 14, bNycGra1.pri, whole genome shotgun sequence genome segment GATTCAAATCCAGGTCATCGCAAAGGATCTCAGAGAACATTTCTGGGGTCATTAGCTTTTCTGATACAGAACAAGAATGAACAGACACTGTTACCCTTCTTAGAAATCAATGTCTGCCACTCacagaacacacaaaattaatCCCACAGTGTCAAAGGGAATCCCAAATGCATcaccttttgcttttaaaagggtGTTTTGTATCAGGTTTGTAAGGGTGTGCACACTGACACAGGGACTTACAGCCTTCTCTACTTGCTCCATGGACACAACATAGCTACAGTCTAATAATCCACATACACAGAGAAGCCATACGCATTAACTGGTTTGTATTCAAGGTACCTCAGCTAACAGAATAGTTTCAGACGGCTGAGCTGATGCACTGGGTCAGGAGAACAGGCCACTTAAACTCTTCAGATTACACGTGTCCAGGAATGACTGCAACCCACGGAAGGGGCAGAGCATTCACTGAGAGACATGAGAGCTGAATACAGTCCAAAGTGGGAGAGCTTTAAAGCTCTGTGTACACAGGGCAAGGACACGCACACCCATGCTTGTTCTCTTTTCGTATGCGGTGAGGGATACAACTGTATCTCTCCAGCCTCAGGAAACTCTCCTTCCTACGTACCGTTCATGTTCCAAGTAAACGCATCTCTGAGCTTCTGCCCATCAATTTCCATATCAAGCCTGATTGGAACCAGAACCTCCGGCTGGGATGCATTCTCATGGATCACTGCTGGGTCATGGTCATCAAAGCTAATTCAAAGAGCAACAACACAGTATATGCAACTAGCACATGACACATCTGGCATCCAGAGGGAAGGCAGCGTTTGTTGGAAGGAATCCCCACACCCAACTCCCTGATCAGCCTTTAGACAGACTCCTCAACGCAAGCATACAGGGCTATGGCAACCAATATCAGTTTATCATCTTTTACTGCATCTATCATAACACATTCctgcaaataaaacaaggaaGCTTTCCAGGATTACATTTTATCTTGGTTTCCTCAACTTGTatagtggaaaataaaatttagtcCTGAGccacagcagcattttccaTTGAACAAATTAGATCAAAGTTACTGGAATCTGTCAGTGAAAGGCAGCCTGTCCTTCACAGAGAGGGTTTGCAGGCTCCTCAAATCACAACTGCTCAGTAAATCAGCAGAAAGAACTCATCAGGAAAAGAATGAACCATTCTCCTGACAAAAGGAAAGCCTCCTCTGAGCCATGGCTGGCCCCTGTAAGGAAGAGCCTCAAGACATACAGTTTAATTAAGAACCTCCAAATTAGCGACCTGTAGGTCTTTTGTCAGGGTAACACGTCAGCACTACCCTGGCAGCGCATCATTTTGGTAACCATTGCCACTCTTCAGAAGCAGGAGGCTGTCTTACCACAGAGGGAATGTCCTCTTCTTATCCCTGCCCATGCGATTCCTGTTAATGGTTGTTGAGCATGGCACTGCATCCAGGTGATGCGAGCTGTTGGGCAAGGTCGGCACCCACTGGTTGTTCCTCTTTGCCTTCTGTTCTCTGAAGAAGGAGACTGTATGTTAAACTGCAGACCCTGAGCACCACTGTTACTACTTAAGGAATCGTACAATTTTAAACTTTAAGTCCTATTATGAGCTCCTGCTATTTTATTCTGGAACCCTCAACAATATTGTTCCACTGAGAACTCATGTTCCACACTAGCCTGTGGGAAGCCCATTCTCCAGCTCACAATTATTCATCAGATATGAATCCAGGTGCACCATCATAAATACTGGTTCACATTTGGACTTTCTCTCTATACGTTATAAAAGGACTGCTGAGAAATGTGAGGTCTCCAGAAGGCAGTACGTGCAGAGTGTTCTGCAAAACATCTGTTACAGCTGGAATGCAGTAACTGCAATGAGCTGCATCATCAAACACTCATGTTCTTCCTCCTGTTGTATGTGGGCAGTAGCCCAGTCCTTATGCTCTCGAGATCTCATTTGCCCAACACTGCAACCCATCTTCCAAGCAGCTGCATTCTGATCTTGGCCCTCACCGACGCTGGTTACCTGAGGTAGGTGGGAGGTTCTGTGCTGATAGACACCGCCTTATACTTCTCATCGTTTCCATCCAAGATCTCTTCCACTTCAGAGGCCTTCAACAGCGTCACGCTAGTGGCTAATGTTGTATAGCCATGATCTATTACCAGGAAAGATGCCAATAATTAACATGGAAAAGCACTACATAGCAACGTTGCATTAATAGGCTGCATAGTGAGAAGCCCTCCCTGACAGCAGGAGGGACTGGAATAGGTTACCCAGTGGTATGAGTGTGTGGGCTTCACTTATCTTCTCATAGACACTTAATTTTCGAGAAAGGTTTTGACATGGCATTTTGTACACATGGGATAAATGGAGATGACAAAACTTTTCACTGTCATTTCTGAGTTGCCAGAAGCCCCCACTCTCCCTCCCACACCAggatgctctgctgctggggtaGATTACTTGCACTGGAGTGAGCAGAAGCCCTGCCACAATGCCTGGCACTAAAGAAATATAATCTGGTTTTGACAACTATCTAAACAGCAGGAATAAATGTGACTTTCTTGGGAGCAGGGGTGGAATGTCTTAGTTAATACATGGCAATCCCCACAACAAAGCCTAGAGAAGAAATACAACTCTAAAGACAAAAGCAGGATGACACTTTGGAATGGTTGCATAGGGATAGAGCAAAGATTTGCAACAGGCATCCATATCTCTACCTTCTACAGCTCCCTCGGTTAtactctattaaaaataaacacctttCATTTGGACACGGGGAGGGTTAGAGTTACATGAGCTTCCCTCAGGTATTATCATTGGATGAACCTCGTTCTTTCAGGGTGCAACTTATAGACTCTGGTCATTTCTTTTATGAAATTTACTTAAGATGGAAGTGAACGctacaaaaacaaaactttagaaaaaaaaaagtccttaaaTCCTCACAATTATTAGATAAACTTTAAATCTAATGTGCTTTTACttaaggagaggaagagaaaaaacaattctTTCCTACCCTGAGTTGCCCTTTGCAATCACATGGTTTAGCTCTGCACACCTACATCTGTCGAAATGATGCAAAATCTCTTCCCCAGCCTTCTGGGAGGAAAAGCCCAGAAAACAATAAATCCTCAGTGGGCTTAAAGGTTGGAAATAGAGAGGAAATGATCAATAGAAAAATTGATAAGActtgggaaaggaggagaaaccTCAGGACAGCTCTTGCTGAATTACAGAGACCATTTGCATTTGAGAGTCCCACTAAGGTTCTGAGAAAGAAGAGTTAAGCGTGCGATCAGGATGCACAATTAGGGCGACCACAGGGAGAGATCAGAGGAAGAGGATTAGACATTAATATAAACTGTAATAGCACCAAAGGTCACAGTGGAGATTCTTCCTCTAGCACAGCTAAGAATAACACGCAGATAAGACTTACATCTTCTGGGACTGTGAGACCGCTGATTTTCtgttgggggggaaaaaaaaagaaaagaaagcaacaggTCAGCAGGATACTTGGAGGAAGGAGACATAAAGTCCAgaatgaacatttatttttattatgctttAGTCTAAAGAGTGTACAAGTCATATTGCTTAGAAACTTAACTGCTTGTTATTAGTCTCACACCAAAAATAATACCAAGGCAGCTATATTCTCACTGGGGCAGTCACATTGGTAGCAACACACCACAACAAATTCTGGGAGGCATAAACAGTCCCTGCAAGAAGCAAAGTTCAGCAAAGATGCATATTTTCACTGGGGCACCCTTGCAACATTCCTGCCTATTTGACAAGAGGGACAAAAATGCTCCTCTGTCTGTAAAAGTCTCTTCTGGAATATAGTATTGATTTTGAGATGTGGCTTTTGGTTTGTGATGAACGCAGCCAAGGCCAGGAAAGCCATGGTGGATGTTTCAGTTTTAGAACATTTTTGATCAGTTGATGTTTGTTGCTAGGCTGAACCAGGAGCTACCAGTGCCACTGCTGCAGTGCTCCATCCCTGGGGCAATCTGAAGCCATTTGACCAGCCCTAAAGATGCACACGCTTCTGAATCGCCAGAGACAGTTTTTCAAGACaaaatttcagatttcagaTGAACATCACTGGGAAAGTTTACTCCTCCTCTCACCATGTGAAGAGGCCActatcttcttcctttcttccactgTGGCTAGTCGCCTCCAGAGCGAGGGATATCTCTTGTACAGGGAACCCCGAAACATACGCAAGTAGTTTCCCACCTACAAGAAGAAAAGTGGAGATGTGGCCTGGTGTTCCAATACAGCTGGTATTCCATTTAAGAGATTTTTAGCAGAAGCTGAAACAAATTCAGCTCATTGTAATGATAAGACGGACCTCCTAagaggattttgtttgtttgcttttcactaTAGACTGACTGCACTGGGTTTGGCATCACACAGCACTACAATTTTTGCggcaatacagaaaacaaaatttttatcGGCACTTATTTCATTAGTCTGATATGAAAAAACTCCCATCTGTTGACAATAATCcatttaataggaaaaaactccttttgttttcatgcatttttgAACAACCCAACCCTTATTTCAATTTCTGTTCCAATGCACAATGCTCTGTAGAAATTAAATCAAACCAGATACCCAGCTCTCCAACAGTTATCATTTTTACTTTGAACCTCTGTGTCATCTAGACATTGCTCGAACACAGCAAGTGCCCAGAgacttgcattttgttttaaatcctttGAACATGTAACATGTGATTGCTGCCAATAATCCTCTTCCAAATTTACTCACCATCTGTAAAGCAGTTCTGTTCTTCCTGGCACAAGCTCCTCACCTGTGCTGAAGGCTACAGCAGGACTTGCTGAACAACACAACTACTGCTAGACTCTGAAATCAAATTTTTAGACTGGTGGTACACTGGCAGACTGCCGCATGATAAGGTTTTTATTCCTCGTTTGACAAGACTCATTTTGATCTTGAACATCTATTTGCAGGTAATTTCTAACTGTATCTGTTGCTCTACGGTGCTCATCCACGGACAGAAATTAATGACAGATACAAAAGGCAACCCTTTTCCCCTTGCACGTGTCTGCTACGGCAATCTCGCAGATTAGCTGACTGCAGTTACAGTTCTTTCAAACTTTACATTTCACATGAGAGCGTGAGGGGCCTTTAATCCCTGTTGAACCCATACAGCTGGCGATTTAACTTATCCAATAGTTCCTTTTTTGCATCAAGATGGGGgctaaaccattttttttcctgtttcccacTGCACCAATGTTTCTTGCTTCGCTAAGGCCGGTGTTCAGGGAGGCAGAACAGCCTCTCAGCACGAATGTAGTGTCAGCACATACACTGGGGTGCTAAAATGCTGCGCCCCGGCGTCTGCTGGCAAGGCTCATTTGCACAAGGCTAAAGGTGCTGCGCTGGCTGATTTTGGTGGTGTTACTAAGCGCAAAGGCCTCGGTGGGGGCTTCATTACCTCACAGCACGTAAAATAATCCAAAATTCCGAACAAGTGTGCTACAAAAATTCATAAATAGAGTATCAGGGAGCGGGGCCTCGAATGGCGGCCGCAGGCTGTAATCAATGAGGATCCGGCCTCCACATCCACCACGCACTCGGGCGTGTCCCCAAGCGCCGCgcttactgggagcactggtccCAGCATGGCTGAGGCTCTCGGGCAGAGCCCACCGTCCGGCCCCCGAGCAGCGCccaggccccgccgccccggcagcgccCGCCAGCCGGGAGGCAGAGGAGGCCTGCAGGGCCTGGAAGGCCGCTGCCCCCCACGACAGggctcccctcagcccctcccCACGCCGAGCCCAgcccccccggcagcccctcCAGCCCGGTCCggcgccccgctgcccccgcagCCTCCCCCGGGCCCGCTTCCCGCCCGGGCCCTTGTGCACGGGGCCGCACCTCGGAGCCGATCATATAGAACTCGCCGTCCTCCTCCAGCTGGAACTTGACGGGCTTCTGCCCGAAGGTCTTGCTCAGCGCCATCATCATCAtcgcggcggcgggagcgccCGGAGCGGGAGCCTGGGGAGCCGGCGGCGACGGAAGCGCGGACGGGCGGCGCCGCGGCCTGCTCCAGCCGCCGCTCCGCGCAGGCGCCGGGCGAGGGCGGGCCGCGGCCGAGGGGCGGTGGTTAGAAAAGGGGCGGTTTATTGCGGCGGGGCGGCACATAAATACACAGCGGGGACTCGCGCGTGTATGTGGGTGCGGAGGGGGCACTGTACGCACCCTACAGACATTTACAGCCGTGAGCGGGAGCAGCACCGAGACCTCCGGGGCTGGGTACCGGGGGCGGCCGCCCTCCCCGGCCCGCTCGCTGCGGTGTGTCCAGCCGCTCACCCGGAGTGGGGAACGGCGAAGGGCACGGGTGGGCTGAACGGTGGGAAGGGAAGGACCCGACCGCAGccccttggggttttttttggcgTAAGGTTATGTGGAGCGGGGGTGTGCAAAGAGCTGGAGCGGGGCTGTACGTGTCAGGCCCCAGCCCGGTGTGCGGGTGCCCTGGGGACAGTGGTACGAGACCGATCGGTGCAGTCATGAACAACCCGGGGTGGGGGACCCAGCTAGGGACGAGCACAGGGAGCGACGGGGCAGTGTCCAGCACTGGCACCCAGCACCGTGGAAGGAAGGGGGCCCCTTGTCTGTATACAAATCGGTATAAAATCCTAACACATACTAGTGATACAACATAAAACtgggagcagggccagggcgGGGTCCTGGCAGTCACCATGGCAGCCCTGGTGAAATGACCCTGGCAGCAGCCGCATGTCTGCGTTCCTCTGCAGGCAGTTAGTGTCCCTCAAAGCCCCTGGCTAAGGCTGAGGGAGGTGTCCCAGTGGAAGCCCTCCTCCCAGGCCAATGTCTGGAGCAGCAAAGGCTGCTGTTGTGAGCTATGTAAACATAGGAAATGCCATCGGATCAGTTCTACAGGATGGGGTCCAGGTTAATTAGGAGAGTATGATTCCGTTCCAGGCTGGCTTGATGGCTTTTCGGATGCTATTGCTGGAAAGAGTGTGGTCACGTTAAGGGTTTAGTGGCTGCTCTTGCCTGCAAAGGACACGGCAGATGCTTTTATATTGCTAGCATCTGAAGGTGGGGCTGATGGAACTGGAGAGGAGCAAACTTTGTCACTTGTGACAGACACCTGTTGTGTCAGATGCTGAGCCTGAAAGGAAGTCAGGAACGGCAGAAGGAACCCTCTGTGTGGCTGCTGGAGGTGAGGGTGATGAAAGGGGAGCGTGAAGGACACAACCACCCCCTTCATCTGAAGGAGTTGGAAGAAGGTGTACAGCTGAAGAAGTCCTGGCTGATCTGGCGTGGGTAGCCCTCCAGCACTTTCACCTGGACTGGATCAAACTTCCAGTAATCTCGGCCTCTCAGGAAATAGGCAAAACCTGTGGGTGAGAGAGGAAGAGTTAGGAGAGACAGGGTTCGCACAGCTCTGAGTTCTTTCCTAGCATTTTGTCCAGCTAACACACTGCAGCAGTACCAAAAGAGAGCCTGGAAGAGGCGGGAGATGCTGCTAGATTCATTTCACTTGAACCCAGGCTTGTGGCTTACACTGTTCTTTCACACTGTTTTAGTTTTGATGGGAGAGTAAACAggatggattttattttatattcctgGTCATTTTAAATAGGTTGTACCCATCTAGTGACTTGGCCCTGAGAGGGCAGAGGACATCTAGGACCTGAACAGGGCCTATGACAGGGCGCTTGTGAAGACCTGCTGCAGAGAGTCTGTCACTGCGGGGAAGCTGCCCTGAGACTTAGGCTCTGGAAGCAGCAGGGAGCCGTTCCACTGCATCCTTTGTGAGGAAAGAGGCAGTCACCACAACTGTCACCCCAAGTGCCCGGGCTGTCCCCAGGGTTTCTGTGGCACTGCCATGCTGTCTTCAGCATGGGGCACATCTGGGAAAAATAGGCAATACCGAAAGCAGCCTGTTCACTCAGGACAGCTGCCTAGGCTGAGGTGGGGGCAGCGTTTCTGCTGTCTTCTCATCACTTTCTTTGTCGGGAGTAGGAACAGCTGGGTAGGACTCTGTGGCCATTCCTTGGTCAGAAGTTTGAATTTTCTCTATCAGACGTTTAACTGTGGATTGTTGCAATTACCAATGATAAAACTTCTCACTTTTATGGGAGAAGCCTCAGTTCCCTACCCACTGGAGGGAGCTGCCCCTCTCTCTGCACTGTACAGCATGCACTATGGCTGGGAAGTGCCCACGGCTACCTAATGTCTAAATCTGCACAGTTCTTCTAGCTGGGCAGTGGCATCAGCCTGAGCACCCACCCCAGAGCAGGCCACATCCCTGCTGCACTGACCAAACTCATCCTGAAAAGCCGCGTCGATCTCCTGAGGGACGCCACGCCAGTCGGCCATGGTCCGGGGGTAGATGTTGTCCACCTGGCGGGTGTGAGGGTTGAAGCGCCAGTAGTTGCCTCCACTGAAGATGTAGATCTTGTTCTTCTCAGCCCCCCACACCAGAGCTGCCTGCACAGGGGATGCAGGGAGACCCAGCTCCACAATCGGGGTGGGACCGGATACCCGTCTCTCACCATCGTAAATCCAGTACTGAGAATCTGGTGAGGAGACAGAAAGGGGAGACAAGGGTTCAGAAGCTCTTTGGTGTCTGATAATTCAGCAGTGAACTGTACAACTGGAGCTGGCACCTTGGCAGAGCTCCTAGGGAAAGCTGTGCCTGAGAGGCAAAAACCCCACCAGTGTCATGGACACTGTCACCGACGGGCGCCCAAAGTGCCGGCAGCGTGAGGAGCTGACTTCCCACCTCGGTCCAACCCAGAGAGTGTCAGTGGTGGGATGAGGAGGACTGTTTTAGCAGCTGTCTTTTCTCTACCTGTGGAAGTTACACTAAAAGACTTGGCTGGAGGGACCAGCCTCTACCCTGCAGTGTCTTGGAGGAGAACATACGTGGGCATGCACAGGCATAAAGGGGGCATGCGGCTGTAAAGGAGCAAGCTACAGAAACCAGGAAGAAGTTGCCAAGATGAAATAGAGACTGGAATCGTATTTCCAGATTAGATTAAAATGGGAATCTCTGTAATTAGCCTACGGCATGTAATACTTTCCCCTTATCTCAACTCATGGTAGGAGCCTGCCAATTTTAGCACTGTAAGTCCTTGTGCGCAGGTCAGGTGCTAAGTAATGTGTTTATGCAGGAACGCTGCCTGCAGAGCCACATGGTGTGCTTTCTGCTACTCGGTCTCATGGTGCGCAGACGGGGTGTGCACACCCAGGGCAGCTGGGTACCTACGTCATTCTGCATCCCCGCTGTTCAATCTACACTTGGAAAGGgcattaaagaaaacagtggaGCTGAAACAGGGGTTGTTGCTGGTCAGAGATGGCCAGGAGGAGGTTTGGCCCCCTGTGGGTGATTGGTTTTTAATCCCCGTGGTGGCAGGAGGTTGCCTGGTCCTGCACACAGGCTCCCTGTAGGCTCATTCAGTCTGGGGGTACTGCAGAAACTCTGCATCCAGGTCTCTGAGGAGCAGAGAAGATGCTGTCCATCCCCTGAGCAGGACCTCAGGGTCACAGGCTCAGGACTTTCACAACCTGTGAAAGTGTCTGGGGCTCTGTTCTGGCACGGTGCTTCCCAGGACAGCTGTGGGGAAGGAGCAAGtgtttccttccccctcctttgCCAGCAGCATTGCCAGGGTAGAGGCTCAAAACAAACGTTTGTATTCCAGGGGAGGAGAATGGGATATCTTGGCTGTGTCTAAAATAAAAGTGAcccctccttttctcttccaccCTCAATATCTGCTAAAAAGTTTAAACTAAACAGACAAGGAAACAAATAACAAGGATCACTGGATTGCTGAGGGTGCCCAGAAGGTTTATCCTCCCAGGAACTTATTGAGTCCTGAATATCCCTCAGTAAAGAAGATGCATTTCTGAGCCGTCTGATCCCAGTCCAGCTCTTACCTTGGAAAAACCAGATATTGCCCAGAGGGTCCTCGAAGGTGGCATCAACAGAGCTGGGGATCCCCTGCCAGTGGCGGGAGGCCAGAGCTGGGTAGCCGTCCTGCAGCTTTCCAGCTCGGAGCCGCCACACGTAGCGGGACTTGAAGAAGAACAGCTCCCCTCGAATGGTGGATGCGGCGTCGAAAGCTGTGTCGCAGGCGTCGGGCTGCACAGACTGCCAAAGCACGGCTGGTCAGGTGCTGGGACTCGCAGGAGGCCCCCTCACCCAGGCTGGGTTCAGCGGACGGGACGTCCCCATGCCCAGGCCACTGTCCCGCTTTCAGCCAGTTTTGGTTGGGCACGTGCTGCCCAAAGATCCCCTCCCCACACATCCCAGGCTGGTTGGCACTGCCGGCCATGGGGTCCGGACCTGGGCTTGGCAGCACGGGTGGAAGACACAGACACCAAACCACGTGTAATCCCGCTGCTGGCCTCACGGAGAGGACAGTCCCAGCAGCTGGGAACCAGCTGTGGTGCTAGAGGAGGACACAGACAAGCTGTTGACTCACCTCCACGTTGGTGATCTCATTTGTCTCAAGGTCCAgctggggcagctctgctggctgaGTTGGGCTTGGGTCGGGATCCAGTTTGGGTTTCCCGTAGAGGTACTGGATACCTTGCTTGTCATCCTCACTTAGACTTAGTGGGTAGCGGAAGATGTAGAAAGGAGACATCAGAGACTTGGAGACTGCCGTGTGCTGCAGGCCCAGGACGTGGCCAAACTCGTGAGCGGCCACTTGGAGGAGGTCAGTGCctgcaaagggaaaagatgGGAGACGCTTTTGCCTGCTGGTGTGGGGGACACCTGCCTCCTAGGCTCACTGCTACCCGTTACCAGCCACCGGCAGTGCACTCAGGTACGTTGTAGGAGCCTAAcgtgaggaaagagaaaactacCTCAGCTACAGCGCTCACAGGTTGTTGTTCCCAGGGTTTTCCTGGAGCACTGTGAGTGAATTCGTACACTCAGGTGCTAGCCTGGGCACGTTGGTAATTTGCAATTCTGTCGCCAGGGGCTTCTGTACCCCATCAgctatgaggaagaaaaaggttttcCGTGTGCTTTTGGATAGAACAAATTTGCACAGGGAAAGAAGTCTGGCCCACATAAGTAGGTGTCGGGGTGGAAAGGTTGGTTTTTGTCCCTCCAGCCTTGGCAGCAGTTGTTGGCTACAGCTGTAGGGTATCAGGTCCCATTTAGATCATGTCCACTGCGG includes the following:
- the SMARCB1 gene encoding SWI/SNF-related matrix-associated actin-dependent regulator of chromatin subfamily B member 1 isoform X2, producing MMMMALSKTFGQKPVKFQLEEDGEFYMIGSEVGNYLRMFRGSLYKRYPSLWRRLATVEERKKIVASSHENQRSHSPRRYHGYTTLATSVTLLKASEVEEILDGNDEKYKAVSISTEPPTYLREQKAKRNNQWVPTLPNSSHHLDAVPCSTTINRNRMGRDKKRTFPLCFDDHDPAVIHENASQPEVLVPIRLDMEIDGQKLRDAFTWNMNEKLMTPEMFSEILCDDLDLNPLTFVPAIASAIRQQIESYPTDSILEDQSDQRVIIKLNIHVGNISLVDQFEWDMSEKENSPEKFALKLCSELGLGGEFVTTIAYSIRGQLSWHQKTYAFRGVLWDH
- the SMARCB1 gene encoding SWI/SNF-related matrix-associated actin-dependent regulator of chromatin subfamily B member 1 isoform X1; the encoded protein is MMMMALSKTFGQKPVKFQLEEDGEFYMIGSEVGNYLRMFRGSLYKRYPSLWRRLATVEERKKIVASSHENQRSHSPRRYHGYTTLATSVTLLKASEVEEILDGNDEKYKAVSISTEPPTYLREQKAKRNNQWVPTLPNSSHHLDAVPCSTTINRNRMGRDKKRTFPLCFDDHDPAVIHENASQPEVLVPIRLDMEIDGQKLRDAFTWNMNEKLMTPEMFSEILCDDLDLNPLTFVPAIASAIRQQIESYPTDSILEDQSDQRVIIKLNIHVGNISLVDQFEWDMSEKENSPEKFALKLCSELGLGGEFVTTIAYSIRGQLSWHQKTYAFSENPLPTVEIAIRNTGDADQWCPLLETLTDAEMEKKIRDQDRNTRRMRRLANTAPAW
- the MMP11 gene encoding stromelysin-3, coding for MARPPLPAATALLAAALLHCAPAAPARRHKPDVSRKHHTWKEQSPWLSSLVNAVGTGVPAKGFPVGAGEEAAHWNPPRCGVPDLPALPDGQSGRNRQKRFVLSGGRWDKTDLTYKIIRFPWQLVKAKVRRTIEEALKVWSDVTPLTFTEVQEGRADIVIDFTRYWHGDNLPFDGPGGILAHAFFPKTHREGDVHFDYDETWTIGNNLGTDLLQVAAHEFGHVLGLQHTAVSKSLMSPFYIFRYPLSLSEDDKQGIQYLYGKPKLDPDPSPTQPAELPQLDLETNEITNVESVQPDACDTAFDAASTIRGELFFFKSRYVWRLRAGKLQDGYPALASRHWQGIPSSVDATFEDPLGNIWFFQDSQYWIYDGERRVSGPTPIVELGLPASPVQAALVWGAEKNKIYIFSGGNYWRFNPHTRQVDNIYPRTMADWRGVPQEIDAAFQDEFGFAYFLRGRDYWKFDPVQVKVLEGYPRQISQDFFSCTPSSNSFR